A region from the Streptomyces lydicus genome encodes:
- a CDS encoding copper chaperone PCu(A)C, with protein sequence MPLLTCLVTLGALTAWTAGGNAGRPAELTIPEGRVLIPSGSEATAAFFTLRNTGGADDVLTGVTGPSGHRAMLSRTVDIGHNARSMAMVRGATVPAGGALTMTPTSLDIMVSPPPRLAPGDRLTFTLHFRHSPAQTVRARAVRPGS encoded by the coding sequence GTGCCGCTGCTCACCTGTCTGGTGACCCTCGGCGCGCTCACCGCGTGGACCGCCGGCGGCAACGCGGGCAGGCCGGCGGAGCTGACGATCCCCGAGGGCCGGGTGCTGATCCCCTCGGGGTCCGAGGCGACCGCGGCGTTCTTCACGCTCCGCAACACCGGTGGCGCCGATGACGTCCTGACCGGCGTCACCGGCCCCAGCGGCCATCGCGCGATGCTCAGCCGTACCGTCGACATCGGGCACAACGCCCGGAGCATGGCGATGGTCCGCGGCGCCACCGTCCCGGCGGGCGGCGCGCTGACCATGACGCCGACCTCCCTGGACATCATGGTCAGCCCGCCGCCACGGCTCGCGCCCGGCGACCGGCTCACCTTCACGCTGCACTTCCGCCACAGCCCGGCACAGACGGTACGGGCACGGGCGGTACGTCCCGGCAGCTGA
- a CDS encoding sigma-70 family RNA polymerase sigma factor gives MRDDEAVTGWALAARTGDERAVEQFVRATQLDVRRYVTHLSGDPQATDDLMQDTYVRALRSLPRFEGRSSARTWLLTIARRVVADRIRSIAVRPRLAATDDWQSAAERMQPRGLPGFDEGIALAELLAALAPQRREAFVLTQLLGLPYAAAAGVMGCPVGTVRSRVARARETLVGLLTDAERPEGELLEGELLESECPGAKRPEGKRPERAHEPRVYADAVA, from the coding sequence ATGCGGGATGACGAGGCGGTGACGGGCTGGGCGCTGGCCGCCCGCACCGGGGACGAGCGGGCCGTCGAGCAGTTCGTGCGGGCCACGCAGCTCGATGTCCGGCGCTATGTGACGCATCTCAGCGGTGATCCGCAGGCGACCGACGATCTGATGCAGGACACCTATGTCCGGGCGCTGCGCAGTCTGCCGCGGTTCGAGGGCCGGTCGTCGGCGCGTACCTGGCTGCTGACGATTGCCCGGCGGGTCGTGGCGGACCGCATCCGGTCCATCGCGGTGCGGCCCCGGCTGGCCGCGACGGACGACTGGCAGTCGGCCGCGGAGCGGATGCAGCCGCGGGGTCTGCCGGGGTTCGACGAGGGCATCGCGCTGGCCGAGCTGCTGGCGGCGCTGGCGCCCCAGCGGCGGGAGGCCTTTGTGCTCACGCAGTTGCTGGGGCTGCCGTACGCGGCGGCGGCCGGGGTGATGGGCTGTCCGGTGGGGACCGTGCGGTCCCGGGTGGCGCGTGCCCGGGAGACGCTGGTCGGGTTGCTGACGGATGCGGAGCGGCCGGAAGGGGAGCTCCTGGAAGGGGAGCTCCTGGAAAGCGAGTGCCCGGGAGCGAAGCGCCCGGAAGGGAAGCGCCCGGAGAGGGCCCACGAGCCGCGCGTCTACGCGGACGCCGTGGCCTGA
- a CDS encoding L-tyrosine/L-tryptophan isonitrile synthase family protein translates to MLTSPARPRPGVPAGHPTGHPAGCAAVLAELLPYRRTLDSGHRDGDRDGNGNMDTPDAFPAQLRQLAAPVAAGAPLVFTLPGFPCKSPHPAKVLGHLPDEGERLALRFLDALCARIEAVHPPGARVVICSDGHVFSDLIHVPDRDIDAYADALRALIHDEGLTRLDVFDLRQVYGQRLSHDAKRALVHDRYAPALEDLRSLTRSDEPTRRLYQGITRFLAEDSVSFAGTRSAWQRDCRRRAYGVMQRSRAWGELIGEHHPDAIRLSIHPQPRGSAKFGIRLLDAPDVWMTPWHSCLLEHRDGRRELLHRADAERLGRLVFRQGRPSHFVAD, encoded by the coding sequence GTGCTGACCAGCCCGGCCCGACCGCGTCCCGGTGTGCCCGCCGGTCACCCGACCGGCCACCCGGCCGGCTGCGCGGCGGTGCTCGCCGAGCTGCTGCCCTACCGCCGCACCCTGGACTCCGGCCACAGGGACGGGGACAGGGACGGGAACGGGAACATGGACACCCCCGATGCCTTCCCCGCCCAACTGCGCCAGCTCGCCGCTCCGGTGGCGGCGGGCGCGCCCCTCGTCTTCACCCTTCCGGGTTTCCCCTGCAAGTCACCCCATCCGGCCAAGGTGCTCGGCCACCTCCCCGACGAGGGCGAACGGCTGGCGCTGCGCTTCCTGGACGCCCTGTGTGCCCGGATCGAGGCCGTCCACCCTCCCGGGGCGCGGGTGGTCATCTGCTCGGACGGGCATGTCTTCAGCGATCTCATCCACGTGCCGGACCGGGACATCGATGCTTACGCCGACGCCCTGCGCGCACTGATCCACGACGAGGGCCTGACCCGGCTGGACGTCTTCGACCTGCGCCAGGTCTACGGGCAGCGGCTGTCGCACGACGCCAAGCGGGCCCTGGTTCACGACCGCTACGCGCCGGCCCTGGAGGACCTGCGGTCCCTGACGCGCAGCGACGAACCGACGCGCCGGCTCTACCAGGGCATCACCCGCTTCCTCGCCGAGGACTCGGTCTCGTTCGCGGGTACTCGTTCGGCGTGGCAGCGCGACTGCCGCCGCCGTGCCTACGGCGTGATGCAGCGCAGCCGCGCCTGGGGCGAGCTGATCGGCGAGCACCACCCGGACGCCATCCGGCTCTCCATTCATCCGCAGCCGCGGGGCTCGGCCAAGTTCGGGATACGGCTGCTCGATGCGCCCGATGTGTGGATGACGCCCTGGCACTCCTGTCTGCTCGAACACCGCGACGGACGGCGGGAGTTGCTGCACCGGGCGGATGCCGAACGGCTCGGCCGGCTGGTGTTCCGCCAGGGCCGGCCGAGCCACTTCGTGGCCGACTGA
- a CDS encoding cytochrome P450 family protein, which produces MSASPDPIAPINPVNAIAPVDPVELYGPEYTRDPYPLYAELRARGPVHRVRFPSGVCAWLVTGYEAAHQALTDVRLGKHHSRGNAAWRARASIMPEPQHSQLQVHLLHQDPPRHTALRRLITDAFAPQRVEGLRPRFQEMADALLDGLPDAGEADLVEVFAGRFPFRVLAEVIGLPPEFEKRFDRDWGKVVQPVGPSDPGRPAYETRLRALQQYIADLVVHKRAAQGEDLLSRLVAARDDGRLGQEELDSMIFQLLVAGQEPVTHQITTALVTLLRHPAHLAELAGRPELLPRAVEELLRYDSAFELTTWRFFAKDADLHGTRIPAGDSVIVSLCAANRDTRRFPDADALHFDRTPNPHLAFGHGIHFCPGATLARIELQIALGTLLRRLPDLRLTVPDGELGWIPAVLARGVDRLPVTYGAPPAYPVTEGPDVPHRVADGPGATCPVTDRPDVPRPVAEGPHGTRPVTNGPDATC; this is translated from the coding sequence ATGTCCGCGTCGCCCGATCCCATCGCCCCCATCAACCCCGTCAACGCCATCGCCCCCGTCGACCCCGTAGAGCTGTACGGACCGGAGTACACCCGCGACCCCTATCCCCTGTACGCCGAGCTGCGGGCCCGCGGACCGGTCCACCGCGTGCGCTTCCCCAGCGGCGTGTGCGCCTGGCTCGTCACCGGCTACGAAGCCGCCCACCAGGCGCTGACCGACGTCCGGTTGGGCAAACACCACTCACGTGGCAACGCGGCCTGGCGGGCGCGCGCCTCGATCATGCCCGAGCCCCAGCACTCCCAGCTCCAGGTGCATCTGCTCCACCAGGACCCGCCGCGGCACACCGCGCTGCGCCGCCTGATCACCGACGCCTTCGCGCCGCAGCGCGTCGAAGGTCTCCGCCCCCGGTTCCAGGAGATGGCCGATGCCCTGCTCGACGGCCTCCCGGACGCCGGCGAGGCCGATCTGGTCGAGGTGTTCGCCGGGCGTTTCCCGTTCCGGGTGCTTGCCGAAGTCATCGGACTGCCACCGGAGTTCGAGAAGCGCTTCGACCGGGACTGGGGCAAGGTGGTCCAGCCCGTCGGCCCGTCGGACCCGGGGCGTCCGGCGTACGAGACACGGCTGCGCGCGTTGCAGCAGTACATCGCCGATCTCGTCGTCCACAAACGCGCCGCGCAGGGCGAGGATCTGCTCTCCCGGCTGGTGGCCGCCCGCGACGACGGCCGGCTCGGGCAGGAGGAGCTGGATTCGATGATTTTCCAGCTGCTGGTCGCCGGGCAGGAACCGGTGACGCACCAGATCACCACCGCCCTGGTGACCCTGCTGCGCCACCCCGCCCACCTGGCGGAGCTGGCCGGCCGGCCGGAGCTGCTGCCCCGCGCCGTCGAGGAACTCCTGCGCTATGACAGCGCCTTCGAGCTGACGACCTGGCGGTTCTTCGCCAAGGACGCCGATCTGCACGGGACCCGGATTCCGGCGGGCGACTCCGTCATCGTGTCGCTGTGTGCGGCGAACCGCGACACACGCCGGTTTCCCGACGCCGACGCCCTGCACTTCGACCGCACCCCCAACCCGCATCTCGCCTTCGGCCACGGCATCCACTTCTGCCCCGGCGCCACGCTCGCCCGTATCGAACTCCAGATCGCCCTGGGCACCCTGCTGAGACGGCTGCCGGACCTGCGGCTCACCGTCCCGGACGGCGAGCTGGGCTGGATCCCGGCGGTACTGGCACGCGGAGTCGACCGGCTGCCGGTGACCTACGGCGCGCCGCCCGCCTATCCGGTCACGGAGGGGCCGGATGTCCCCCACCGGGTCGCGGACGGGCCGGGTGCCACCTGCCCGGTCACGGACCGACCGGATGTCCCCCGTCCGGTCGCGGAGGGACCGCATGGCACCCGCCCGGTCACGAACGGACCGGATGCCACGTGCTGA
- a CDS encoding ferredoxin, with the protein MTWKLEIDPGQCMASGSCAAIAPDLFALDGEHARPLKERIDEDERALDAADVCPAVAITVRDGEKVVGPRP; encoded by the coding sequence ATGACCTGGAAGCTGGAGATCGACCCCGGCCAGTGCATGGCCTCGGGGTCCTGCGCCGCCATCGCGCCGGACCTCTTCGCCCTGGACGGCGAGCACGCCCGTCCGCTCAAGGAGCGGATCGACGAGGACGAACGTGCGCTGGACGCCGCCGATGTCTGTCCGGCCGTCGCGATCACCGTACGGGACGGGGAGAAGGTCGTCGGGCCCCGGCCCTAA
- a CDS encoding pentapeptide repeat-containing protein encodes MLCSRIRTALSARLDGEELPPGLTPGRLDDHLAGCRDCRRWDAQVRALTTGLDRVAAHPADDPAVAGTLLARLCAVSAVPAISGTADAGMADAGKGNTGRGNTGRGDTGRGDTGSADSGGTRTPAG; translated from the coding sequence ATGCTCTGCTCGCGCATCCGTACGGCACTCTCCGCCCGCCTCGACGGCGAGGAACTGCCTCCCGGGCTCACCCCCGGCCGGCTCGACGACCACCTGGCCGGCTGCCGGGACTGCCGACGGTGGGACGCACAGGTACGGGCCCTGACGACCGGCCTCGACCGCGTCGCCGCGCACCCGGCGGACGACCCGGCGGTTGCCGGGACGCTGCTCGCCCGACTGTGTGCGGTCTCCGCGGTACCGGCGATTTCCGGCACCGCAGACGCCGGCATGGCAGACGCCGGAAAGGGAAACACCGGCAGGGGAAACACCGGCAGGGGAGACACCGGCAGGGGAGACACCGGCTCGGCGGATTCCGGCGGTACACGTACACCCGCCGGTTGA
- a CDS encoding PE-PGRS family protein, producing the protein MDAGQVLRGLRAAVFAVVCVLLAALGHMVMSDAVIPAWMLLVAGVGTAAGAWCCAGRERGPLLVGLLTVGTQAALHSAFSLGQAVARSGGGESSLARRWAETWLCGADGTRLSGHGSARLIQLMHQQMAALPSTDRASRLRDMAGMGHTEHMGHMGSMSGGMDAMSGMSGMGGMDGIAHAGQMPGMHGSATGMLAAHLLVALLSAGWLWGGERAAYQLVRSLSAWLFAPLVLVLRILLPDPRPAVRAARQEPRRAVRQLLLAHTRSLRGPPQEPAVC; encoded by the coding sequence ATGGATGCGGGGCAGGTTCTCAGAGGGCTACGCGCCGCGGTGTTCGCGGTGGTGTGTGTGCTGCTCGCCGCGCTGGGACACATGGTGATGTCGGATGCCGTGATACCCGCGTGGATGCTGCTCGTCGCCGGAGTCGGGACCGCGGCCGGCGCCTGGTGCTGCGCGGGCCGGGAACGCGGGCCGCTGCTCGTGGGGTTGCTGACCGTCGGCACCCAGGCGGCGTTGCACAGTGCCTTCTCATTGGGCCAGGCGGTCGCCCGCTCCGGTGGGGGCGAGAGCTCACTCGCGCGCCGGTGGGCGGAGACCTGGCTGTGCGGGGCGGACGGGACGCGACTCTCCGGGCACGGCAGCGCCCGGCTGATCCAGCTGATGCATCAGCAGATGGCGGCCCTGCCCTCGACGGACCGCGCGAGCCGGCTGCGGGACATGGCCGGCATGGGACATACCGAGCACATGGGCCACATGGGCTCCATGAGCGGCGGCATGGACGCCATGAGCGGTATGAGCGGCATGGGCGGCATGGACGGCATCGCTCACGCAGGTCAGATGCCGGGGATGCACGGCAGTGCCACCGGCATGCTGGCGGCCCACCTGCTGGTCGCCCTGCTCAGCGCGGGGTGGCTGTGGGGTGGCGAACGGGCGGCGTACCAGCTCGTACGGAGCCTGTCGGCCTGGTTGTTCGCGCCGTTGGTGCTCGTCCTGCGGATCCTGCTGCCCGATCCGCGGCCCGCCGTCCGCGCCGCCCGTCAGGAGCCGCGGCGTGCGGTGCGGCAGTTGCTACTGGCGCATACGAGGTCGTTGCGGGGTCCACCGCAGGAGCCGGCTGTCTGCTGA
- a CDS encoding benzoate/H(+) symporter BenE family transporter — MSSRTPTPHPDAAPPDSSSQTGATAPEGTDAPPGAGPGRRPGLFRDASLSAVLAGFVAVVVSYSGPLVIVLAAASAGHLDTAQTGSWVWAISIGSGLTCIALSLRTKMPVITAWSTPGAALLVTSLGAYSYAEAIGAFLITGLVITLVGLTGVFGWLMRQVPTAVVSAMLAGILFSFGTGVFTSLKTAPLIAGSVLLAYLLAKRWLPRYAVLVALAAGVLASAASSRLDIHLDRIELAKPVLTTPEFSLASLIGIAVPMILATLASQNAPGMAVLTASGYRPEDRLLIGSTGLVSTLLAPFGSHAVNLAAITAAICTGPESHRDPRRRYVAGVSCGAFYLLIGAFGSTLVVLFAGLPKELVAAVAGVALLGALAGGLTGAVKEEKDREAALITFLATASGVTLFGIGSAFWGLLFGVIAHLVLARWRGTSEKSAA; from the coding sequence TTGAGTTCCAGGACGCCCACCCCCCACCCCGATGCCGCACCGCCGGACTCCTCCTCGCAGACCGGCGCCACGGCCCCGGAAGGTACCGACGCACCCCCGGGCGCCGGGCCGGGACGCCGTCCCGGCCTCTTCCGTGACGCCTCACTCTCCGCCGTACTGGCAGGCTTCGTCGCCGTCGTCGTGTCGTACTCCGGCCCGCTCGTCATCGTGCTGGCGGCGGCCTCCGCCGGGCATCTCGACACCGCCCAGACCGGCTCCTGGGTATGGGCCATCTCCATCGGCAGCGGCCTGACCTGCATCGCGCTGAGTCTGCGCACCAAGATGCCGGTGATCACCGCATGGTCGACACCGGGCGCGGCCCTGCTGGTCACCAGCCTGGGGGCGTACTCCTACGCGGAAGCCATCGGCGCCTTCCTGATCACCGGACTGGTGATCACCCTGGTCGGCCTGACCGGGGTGTTCGGGTGGCTGATGCGGCAGGTGCCCACCGCCGTCGTCTCCGCCATGCTCGCCGGCATCCTGTTCTCGTTCGGCACCGGCGTCTTCACCTCGCTCAAGACCGCACCCCTGATAGCCGGTTCCGTCCTGCTCGCCTACCTCCTGGCGAAGCGGTGGCTGCCCCGGTACGCCGTACTCGTCGCCCTGGCGGCGGGCGTCCTCGCCAGTGCGGCAAGCTCCCGGCTGGACATCCACCTGGACCGGATCGAGCTGGCCAAGCCGGTCCTGACGACCCCGGAGTTCTCGCTCGCCTCGCTCATCGGTATCGCGGTGCCCATGATCCTGGCGACGCTCGCCTCGCAGAACGCACCGGGTATGGCGGTACTCACCGCGTCCGGCTACCGGCCCGAGGACCGTCTCCTGATCGGTTCGACGGGCCTGGTCTCCACACTGCTGGCCCCGTTCGGCTCGCACGCCGTCAACCTCGCGGCGATCACGGCCGCGATCTGCACCGGCCCCGAGTCCCACCGCGACCCCCGGCGCCGCTACGTGGCCGGGGTCTCCTGCGGAGCGTTCTACCTCCTCATCGGGGCGTTCGGCTCGACGCTGGTGGTGCTCTTCGCGGGGCTGCCCAAGGAACTCGTGGCGGCGGTCGCCGGAGTCGCGCTGCTCGGTGCCCTGGCCGGCGGACTGACCGGTGCGGTGAAGGAGGAGAAGGACCGTGAGGCAGCCCTGATCACCTTCCTCGCCACCGCCTCCGGGGTCACCCTCTTCGGCATCGGCTCCGCCTTCTGGGGACTGCTCTTCGGGGTCATCGCCCATCTCGTCCTGGCCCGGTGGCGCGGTACGTCCGAGAAATCCGCCGCCTGA
- a CDS encoding TetR/AcrR family transcriptional regulator, with translation MAKSPQHGAESAYRRSAEGTRLRLLDAASELFAERGYERATVRDIAARAGANQALLFRYFGSKRALFGEVMARGGHEQLRTTPAERLFEVALRGMLAGGREQGADRALEVCLRSIGGSDEIAEALRGLGEEYAAVLATLSESDTGTLRGDLALSWLLGIGLMRVVVGKEPLASADPDTVCRLVVGALGGLLESLPQTDAAVAGESGRMPE, from the coding sequence ATGGCCAAGTCCCCGCAGCACGGCGCGGAGAGCGCATACCGCCGCAGTGCAGAGGGCACCCGGCTGCGGTTGCTCGATGCCGCGTCGGAGCTGTTCGCCGAGCGCGGCTACGAACGGGCGACGGTGCGCGATATCGCGGCCCGCGCCGGGGCCAATCAGGCCCTGCTGTTCCGTTACTTCGGCTCGAAACGGGCCCTGTTCGGGGAAGTCATGGCACGTGGCGGCCATGAGCAGCTGCGCACCACCCCCGCCGAGCGGCTGTTCGAGGTCGCGCTGCGCGGCATGCTGGCCGGCGGCCGGGAGCAGGGCGCCGACCGCGCGCTGGAGGTGTGTCTGCGCTCCATCGGCGGCAGCGACGAGATCGCGGAGGCGCTGCGGGGGCTGGGGGAGGAGTACGCGGCGGTGCTCGCCACGCTCTCCGAGTCCGATACCGGGACCTTGCGGGGCGATTTGGCGCTGTCCTGGCTGCTGGGAATTGGCCTGATGCGTGTGGTGGTCGGCAAGGAGCCGTTGGCTAGCGCCGACCCCGACACGGTGTGCCGGCTCGTGGTGGGTGCCCTGGGTGGCCTGCTGGAGAGCCTGCCGCAGACCGACGCGGCGGTGGCCGGGGAGAGCGGCCGGATGCCGGAGTGA
- a CDS encoding heavy metal translocating P-type ATPase, whose translation MTPQPRPGPPSHPGAASAPPHTTIHTTTLTIGGMTCAACVGRVEKKLGRLDGVAASVNLATGRATVSHPAAVSVTDLVTTVEAAGFTARLHEPAPAPDADDPSSAARPDDRAEGDQADGGRAERHRLLLTAVLSLPVLVLSMVPGWQFRNWQWLCFVLAAPVAVWGAAPFHARALRGLRHGAATMDTLVSLGVAASFSWSAYALFLGGAGAPGMTMPFSLLPAAGDGAAHLYLEAAVGVPLFVLAGRRMESRARRGTGAALRALAELAAKDVEVRSDGDQDRLTGEPGREWGRRIPVDRLRAGDHFLVRPGERVATDGTVVDGNSALDLSLISGESRPVEVGPGAVVVGGAVNSGGLLEVRADAVGAETQLARITRLVEDAQAGKTKVQRLADAVAAVFVPAVLSVSVTVLGFWLGAGADPQSAITAAVAVLVVACPCALGLATPTALLAATGRGAQLGILVRGPEALERLRRIDTVVLDKTGTLTTGRMSVTAVTARTGGLDAPEALRLAAIVEQGSEHPLARAIGAAADARLPGDSLTSGHPLPSGHPLSSGHPLSSGQLLPPGLLLPPGHPLPPVKDFGATPGYGVHGTADGHRVEVTRPGDLTGLPAPLPDAVHTAEVAGHTAVLVTVDGTPEAVIAVGDALRPDSYRAVDHLRRLGLRPVLATGDRDATARAVAGHLAITEIHAGARPEDKAALVTTLKEQGGRVAVVGDGVNDAAALALADLGIAMGSGTDAAIGAADVTLVREDLQAIPDAVRLARRTLGTIRSNLVWAFGYNLVTVPLAAVGLLSPMPAAAAMSASSLLVVGNSLRLRAWRPGGRPGRPARRPHGRRPQPRAETS comes from the coding sequence ATGACGCCGCAGCCCCGGCCCGGCCCGCCGTCGCACCCCGGCGCGGCATCGGCCCCGCCCCACACCACCATCCACACCACCACCCTCACCATCGGCGGGATGACCTGTGCCGCCTGTGTGGGCCGGGTCGAGAAGAAGCTCGGCCGGCTCGACGGCGTCGCCGCCTCGGTGAACCTCGCCACCGGCCGGGCAACGGTCAGCCACCCGGCGGCGGTGTCCGTCACCGACCTCGTCACCACCGTCGAGGCGGCCGGGTTCACCGCCCGGCTCCACGAGCCCGCCCCGGCACCGGACGCGGACGACCCGTCGTCCGCCGCCCGCCCGGACGACCGCGCCGAGGGCGACCAGGCCGATGGCGGCCGCGCCGAGCGGCACCGGCTGTTGCTGACCGCGGTGCTCTCGCTCCCCGTCCTGGTGCTGTCGATGGTGCCCGGCTGGCAGTTCCGTAACTGGCAGTGGCTGTGTTTCGTGCTCGCCGCGCCCGTCGCCGTGTGGGGCGCCGCCCCCTTCCACGCCCGTGCGCTGCGCGGTCTGCGGCACGGCGCCGCCACCATGGATACCCTGGTCTCGCTGGGCGTCGCCGCCTCCTTCAGCTGGTCGGCGTATGCGCTCTTCCTCGGCGGGGCCGGTGCGCCCGGAATGACGATGCCGTTCAGCCTGCTGCCCGCGGCCGGTGACGGGGCCGCGCACCTCTACCTGGAAGCCGCCGTCGGGGTACCGCTGTTCGTGCTGGCCGGGCGGCGGATGGAGTCCAGGGCCCGGCGCGGCACCGGAGCCGCGCTGCGCGCGCTGGCCGAACTCGCCGCCAAGGACGTCGAGGTGCGCAGCGACGGCGATCAGGACCGTCTCACCGGCGAACCGGGCCGGGAGTGGGGGAGGCGCATCCCCGTGGACCGCCTGCGGGCCGGTGACCACTTCCTGGTCCGGCCCGGGGAACGGGTCGCCACCGACGGCACCGTCGTCGACGGCAACTCCGCCCTGGACCTGTCCCTGATCAGCGGCGAGAGCCGCCCCGTCGAGGTCGGTCCGGGCGCGGTGGTCGTCGGCGGCGCGGTCAACTCCGGAGGCCTGCTGGAGGTACGGGCTGACGCGGTGGGCGCCGAAACCCAACTCGCCCGGATCACCCGCCTCGTCGAGGACGCCCAGGCCGGCAAGACCAAGGTCCAGCGGCTCGCCGACGCGGTGGCGGCCGTTTTCGTCCCCGCCGTCCTGTCCGTTTCGGTCACCGTCCTGGGCTTCTGGCTCGGTGCCGGAGCCGACCCGCAGTCCGCGATCACCGCGGCGGTGGCCGTCCTCGTCGTCGCCTGCCCCTGTGCGCTGGGGCTGGCCACCCCGACCGCGCTGCTGGCCGCCACCGGCCGCGGTGCCCAGCTCGGGATCCTGGTCCGCGGCCCGGAGGCGCTGGAGCGACTGCGCCGCATCGACACCGTCGTCCTCGACAAGACCGGCACCCTCACCACGGGCCGGATGAGCGTCACCGCCGTCACCGCGCGTACCGGCGGTCTGGACGCCCCGGAGGCGCTACGGCTGGCTGCCATCGTCGAGCAGGGCTCCGAACACCCGCTGGCCCGCGCGATCGGCGCGGCCGCCGATGCCCGGCTGCCTGGCGACTCACTGACGTCGGGACACCCGCTTCCGTCGGGACACCCGCTTTCGTCGGGACACCCGCTTTCGTCGGGACAACTACTGCCCCCGGGACTACTACTGCCCCCGGGACACCCTCTGCCGCCGGTGAAGGACTTCGGCGCCACCCCCGGATACGGCGTCCACGGAACGGCCGACGGGCACCGGGTGGAGGTCACCCGGCCCGGCGACCTCACCGGCCTGCCCGCTCCGCTGCCGGACGCGGTGCACACCGCGGAGGTGGCCGGCCACACCGCCGTCCTGGTCACCGTCGACGGCACCCCGGAGGCCGTCATCGCGGTCGGCGACGCCCTCCGCCCCGACAGCTACCGCGCCGTCGACCATCTGCGCCGCCTGGGACTGCGGCCGGTCCTGGCCACCGGCGACCGGGATGCCACCGCCCGAGCCGTGGCCGGCCATCTGGCCATCACCGAAATCCACGCCGGGGCCCGTCCCGAGGACAAGGCAGCCCTCGTCACCACCCTCAAGGAGCAGGGCGGCCGGGTTGCCGTCGTCGGCGACGGCGTCAACGACGCGGCGGCCCTCGCCCTCGCCGACCTCGGGATCGCGATGGGCAGCGGCACCGATGCCGCGATCGGTGCCGCCGACGTCACCCTCGTACGCGAGGACCTTCAGGCCATCCCCGACGCGGTACGCCTGGCCCGGCGCACCCTGGGCACCATCCGCAGCAATCTCGTCTGGGCCTTCGGCTACAACCTCGTCACCGTGCCGCTCGCCGCCGTCGGCCTGCTCAGTCCGATGCCGGCGGCCGCCGCCATGTCCGCCAGTTCACTGCTCGTCGTGGGCAACAGCCTCCGGCTGCGCGCCTGGCGCCCGGGCGGGCGGCCCGGCAGGCCGGCCCGCCGCCCCCACGGCCGGCGGCCCCAACCCCGTGCGGAGACCTCATGA
- a CDS encoding cytochrome P450 yields the protein MTTADTAPLSYPFNVPESLELSEEYEHARNRPGLLKVRMTYGEPAWLVTRYAEARFVLGDQRFSRAEGVRHDEPRQSEGRRDSGILGMDPPDHTRLRTLVAKAFTVRQVEKLRPQVKQLAHELLDELAAAGPPADLVDRYALPIPVAVICRLLGVPAEDRPRFRVWSDAALSTSSLTAAEFDANQEELRSYMRQLIEQHRRAPQDDLMTALIDARDVNDRLTELELVDLCVGILVAGHETTATQIPNFVLALLDHPGQLALLREKPELIGRAVEELLRFVPLGSGASQPRYATEDVEVGGTLVQAGTPVLVAVGAANRDALRFDSPGTLDISRAGTQHLGFGHGVHHCLGAPLARLELQEALIALITRFPDLRLAGDVVWKSEMLVRGPRVMPVGW from the coding sequence TTGACCACAGCCGACACAGCACCCCTCTCCTACCCCTTCAATGTCCCCGAGAGCCTTGAGCTTTCCGAGGAGTACGAACACGCCCGCAACCGTCCGGGGCTGCTGAAAGTCCGGATGACGTACGGCGAGCCGGCCTGGCTCGTGACCCGGTACGCCGAGGCCCGGTTCGTCCTCGGCGATCAGCGCTTCAGCCGCGCCGAGGGCGTCCGGCACGACGAGCCCCGGCAGTCCGAAGGACGCCGCGACAGCGGCATCCTGGGCATGGACCCGCCCGACCACACCCGGCTGCGCACCCTGGTGGCCAAGGCCTTCACCGTCCGGCAGGTGGAAAAGCTCAGGCCGCAGGTCAAGCAACTGGCGCACGAACTGCTCGACGAGCTCGCGGCGGCCGGGCCGCCCGCCGACCTGGTCGACCGTTACGCGCTGCCCATCCCCGTCGCGGTGATCTGCCGCCTGCTCGGCGTCCCGGCCGAGGACCGGCCGCGGTTCCGGGTCTGGAGTGACGCCGCGCTGTCGACAAGTTCTCTCACCGCGGCGGAATTCGACGCCAATCAAGAAGAACTCCGCTCCTATATGCGGCAGTTGATCGAGCAGCACCGGCGCGCGCCGCAGGACGACCTGATGACGGCGCTCATCGACGCCCGCGACGTCAACGACCGGCTGACCGAACTCGAACTCGTCGACCTCTGCGTCGGCATCCTGGTCGCCGGGCACGAGACCACCGCCACCCAGATTCCCAACTTCGTTCTGGCGCTGCTGGACCACCCGGGCCAGCTCGCCCTGTTGCGCGAAAAGCCGGAGCTGATCGGCCGGGCCGTGGAGGAACTCCTGCGCTTCGTACCGCTCGGCAGCGGTGCGAGCCAGCCCCGTTACGCGACGGAGGACGTCGAGGTCGGCGGGACGCTGGTGCAGGCCGGCACCCCCGTCCTGGTGGCGGTGGGTGCGGCCAACCGGGATGCCCTGCGTTTCGACTCACCGGGGACACTGGACATCTCGCGGGCCGGGACCCAGCACCTCGGGTTCGGTCACGGGGTCCATCACTGTCTGGGCGCGCCGCTGGCCCGGCTGGAGCTCCAGGAGGCGCTGATCGCCCTGATCACCCGCTTCCCGGATCTGCGGCTGGCGGGCGATGTGGTGTGGAAGAGCGAGATGCTGGTGCGCGGCCCCCGGGTCATGCCGGTGGGGTGGTGA